One part of the Pseudomonas sp. MYb118 genome encodes these proteins:
- a CDS encoding aldehyde dehydrogenase family protein → MSFPTTLDGLYIDGQWSAGNEHLRVINPATEALLTTVNGGDAQAVEQAVSAAVAAFKGWSATSGAERGALLRRIAAGVAAGREQLMHLQSSNNGKPQFEAAIDVDDVIATFEYYAGLAEGLDARQDSSVELPTDDFSARLRREPCGVIGLIVPWNFPMVTTAWKLAPALAAGCCVILKPSEVTPLPELELAAIIAEAGLPKGVLNVVCGTGLAVGAPLTADPRIAKVSFTGSNAVGVQVMQRAAETVKGVSLELGGKSSLLVLADADLDLAVEVACGGGFFNAGQMCSATSRVLVADTLFDEFLARMKTRAEAIRVADPFEPNVEMGALVNQAQYQRVLGHIDRGLNAGAKLVCGGNRPAHLTRGYFLQPTVFTDVPLDSALWCEEIFGPVICVRRFSQEAEAVALANDSRFGLVASVVTRDAEAADRVANALQAGLVWINAPQVIFPQTAWGGYKQSSIGRELGPWGLQAFQEIKHVIRAV, encoded by the coding sequence ATGAGTTTCCCGACCACACTCGACGGCCTGTACATCGACGGCCAATGGTCCGCGGGCAACGAACACCTGCGGGTGATCAACCCGGCCACCGAAGCGCTGCTGACTACGGTCAATGGCGGTGACGCGCAGGCGGTCGAGCAGGCGGTGAGCGCCGCCGTCGCTGCCTTCAAGGGCTGGTCCGCGACCAGCGGTGCCGAGCGCGGCGCACTGTTGCGCAGGATTGCCGCCGGGGTCGCGGCCGGTCGTGAACAACTGATGCACTTGCAGTCGAGCAACAACGGCAAGCCGCAGTTCGAGGCGGCCATTGATGTCGATGATGTGATCGCCACCTTCGAATACTACGCCGGCCTGGCCGAAGGCCTCGACGCACGCCAGGACAGCAGCGTCGAACTGCCGACCGATGACTTCAGCGCACGGCTGCGTCGTGAGCCGTGCGGCGTGATCGGGCTGATCGTGCCGTGGAATTTCCCGATGGTCACCACCGCCTGGAAACTCGCCCCGGCACTGGCCGCCGGTTGCTGCGTGATACTCAAGCCGTCCGAGGTCACGCCGCTGCCGGAGCTGGAACTGGCCGCGATCATCGCCGAGGCCGGGCTACCGAAGGGCGTGCTCAACGTGGTCTGCGGCACCGGCCTGGCCGTGGGCGCACCGCTGACCGCGGACCCGCGCATCGCCAAGGTGTCCTTCACCGGCAGCAATGCGGTGGGCGTGCAGGTCATGCAACGCGCGGCCGAAACCGTCAAGGGCGTGAGCCTGGAACTGGGCGGCAAATCCTCGCTGCTGGTGCTCGCCGATGCCGACCTCGACCTGGCCGTGGAGGTTGCCTGTGGTGGCGGCTTCTTCAACGCCGGGCAGATGTGTTCAGCCACCAGCCGCGTGCTGGTGGCCGATACACTGTTCGATGAGTTCCTCGCGCGTATGAAGACCCGCGCCGAAGCGATCCGCGTGGCCGACCCGTTCGAGCCGAACGTGGAAATGGGCGCGCTGGTCAACCAGGCGCAATACCAGCGGGTGCTCGGGCACATCGACCGTGGCCTCAATGCCGGGGCGAAGCTGGTCTGTGGCGGCAACCGCCCGGCGCACCTGACGCGTGGCTACTTCCTGCAACCGACGGTGTTCACCGACGTGCCGCTGGACAGTGCGCTGTGGTGTGAAGAGATCTTCGGCCCGGTGATTTGCGTGCGCCGCTTCAGCCAGGAAGCCGAGGCGGTTGCGCTGGCCAACGACAGCCGGTTCGGCCTGGTCGCGAGCGTGGTGACCCGTGATGCCGAGGCGGCGGATCGCGTCGCCAATGCCTTGCAGG
- a CDS encoding 5-guanidino-2-oxopentanoate decarboxylase encodes MATCGEVLVKLLEGYGVEQVFGIPGVHTVELYRGLARSRINHVTPRHEQGAGFMADGYARTSGKPGVCFIITGPGMTNITTAMGQAYADSIPMLVISSVQTRSQLGGGRGKLHELPNQSALCAGVAAFSHTLMSASELPAVLARAFALFQAGRPRPVHIEIPLDVLVEDADDLLASLPVHIERAGASPTAISRMTDLLAGAKKPLILAGGGAIDAAPELTKLAELLDAPVALTINAKGMLESTHPLLIGSTQSLVATRALVAEADVVLAIGTELAETDYDVTFAGGFEIPGKLLRIDIDPDQTVRNYPPHLALVADSRNAAQALLSALSHKVLAERRTDWGQVRAARLRQELADNWDAPTLAQTRFLETVLHELPQAVFVGDSTQPVYTGNLTFNPQHPRRWFNSSTGYGTLGYALPAAIGAWLGGRMEGGARPPVVCLIGDGGLQFTLPELASAVEARTPVIVLLWNNQGYEEIKKYMVNRAIEPVGVDIYTPDFIGVATALGCAAQAASDVETLRSALRAAADRQGPTLIEIDQSQWTKAVSQ; translated from the coding sequence ATGGCGACGTGTGGCGAAGTATTGGTCAAGTTACTCGAAGGTTACGGGGTCGAGCAGGTGTTCGGCATTCCCGGCGTGCACACCGTCGAGCTGTATCGCGGGCTGGCCCGTTCGCGCATCAACCACGTCACGCCGCGTCATGAACAGGGCGCCGGCTTCATGGCCGACGGTTATGCCCGCACCAGCGGCAAGCCGGGGGTGTGCTTCATCATCACCGGCCCCGGCATGACCAACATCACCACCGCCATGGGCCAGGCCTACGCCGACTCGATCCCGATGCTGGTGATCTCCAGTGTGCAGACGCGCAGCCAGTTGGGCGGTGGTCGCGGCAAGCTCCACGAGTTGCCGAACCAGAGCGCACTGTGCGCCGGTGTCGCGGCGTTCTCCCATACCCTGATGTCGGCCTCGGAGTTGCCGGCGGTGCTGGCCCGCGCCTTCGCCCTGTTCCAGGCCGGGCGTCCGCGTCCGGTGCACATCGAAATCCCGCTGGACGTGCTGGTCGAAGACGCCGACGACCTGCTCGCCAGTCTGCCGGTGCACATCGAGCGCGCCGGTGCTTCGCCCACCGCGATCAGCCGCATGACCGACCTGCTGGCCGGTGCCAAAAAGCCGCTGATTCTGGCCGGCGGCGGGGCCATCGACGCGGCGCCCGAACTGACGAAGCTGGCGGAGCTGCTGGATGCTCCGGTGGCGCTGACCATCAATGCCAAGGGCATGCTCGAATCCACGCACCCGCTGCTGATCGGTTCGACCCAGAGCCTGGTGGCGACCCGCGCCCTGGTGGCCGAGGCCGACGTGGTGCTGGCCATCGGCACCGAACTGGCCGAGACCGACTACGACGTGACCTTTGCCGGTGGTTTCGAGATTCCTGGCAAGTTGCTGCGTATCGATATCGACCCCGACCAGACCGTACGCAACTATCCGCCGCACCTGGCCCTGGTGGCCGACTCGCGCAACGCCGCGCAGGCCTTGCTCAGCGCGCTGTCGCACAAGGTCCTGGCCGAGCGCCGCACCGACTGGGGCCAGGTGCGTGCCGCCCGTTTGCGCCAGGAACTGGCGGACAATTGGGACGCGCCGACACTGGCCCAGACCCGATTCCTCGAAACCGTGCTGCACGAGTTGCCGCAGGCGGTGTTCGTCGGCGATTCGACGCAACCGGTGTACACCGGCAACCTGACCTTCAACCCGCAGCACCCGCGCCGCTGGTTCAACTCGTCCACCGGTTACGGCACCCTCGGCTATGCCTTGCCGGCCGCGATCGGTGCCTGGCTCGGTGGCCGCATGGAAGGCGGCGCGCGCCCGCCGGTGGTGTGCCTGATCGGCGACGGCGGCCTGCAATTCACCCTGCCGGAACTGGCCAGTGCCGTGGAGGCGCGTACGCCGGTGATCGTGCTGCTGTGGAATAACCAGGGCTACGAAGAGATCAAGAAATACATGGTCAACCGCGCCATCGAGCCGGTCGGCGTGGACATCTACACCCCGGACTTCATCGGCGTGGCCACGGCGCTGGGTTGCGCCGCGCAAGCCGCAAGCGATGTCGAAACACTGCGTAGCGCCCTGCGTGCCGCCGCCGACCGTCAGGGCCCGACCCTGATTGAAATCGACCAGAGCCAATGGACCAAGGCGGTGTCGCAATGA
- a CDS encoding LysR substrate-binding domain-containing protein gives MKRLPPLPALHTFLITAQCCNFTRAAEQLFITQGAVSRQIAGLEAHLGYELFIRQARGLDLTAQGKEWLPRVQQVFDLIAEGVEQIGEPRETLQLKAPTCVMRWLLPRLLQWQKERPDVPVALTTTVKHGVDFHREPFDAAVVYGAAPDSALASSLLFDEQLTPVCSPQMALQSPADLQQHLLLHPTRDERDWNAWLQAANLQLSNARAQHFETLDLAMSTASQGMGVAIGDWSLIGDDLSAGRLVMPFELKVRTGLAYYLVCPEKATPSAPLRELMGWLVEQARSR, from the coding sequence ATGAAACGACTGCCTCCCCTGCCGGCGCTGCACACTTTTCTGATTACCGCGCAGTGCTGCAACTTCACCCGTGCCGCCGAGCAACTGTTCATCACCCAGGGTGCGGTGAGCCGACAGATCGCCGGGCTGGAAGCGCACCTGGGTTATGAGCTGTTCATTCGCCAGGCCCGCGGGCTGGACCTGACCGCACAAGGCAAGGAATGGCTGCCACGGGTGCAGCAGGTGTTCGACCTGATCGCCGAGGGTGTCGAGCAGATCGGCGAACCGCGTGAAACCCTGCAACTCAAGGCGCCGACCTGTGTCATGCGCTGGCTGTTGCCGCGTTTGTTGCAATGGCAGAAAGAACGGCCCGATGTGCCGGTGGCGCTGACCACCACGGTCAAACATGGCGTGGATTTTCACCGCGAGCCGTTCGATGCGGCGGTGGTCTATGGCGCAGCGCCCGACAGTGCGCTGGCGTCCAGCCTGTTGTTCGACGAGCAACTGACGCCGGTGTGTTCGCCGCAGATGGCGTTGCAGTCACCGGCCGATTTGCAACAGCACCTGCTGCTGCATCCGACACGCGATGAACGTGACTGGAATGCCTGGTTGCAAGCCGCCAACCTCCAATTGAGCAACGCCCGCGCCCAGCACTTCGAGACCCTGGACCTGGCGATGTCGACGGCCTCCCAGGGCATGGGCGTGGCCATCGGCGACTGGTCGCTGATCGGCGACGACCTGAGCGCCGGGCGGCTGGTCATGCCGTTTGAATTGAAGGTCAGGACCGGGCTGGCGTACTACCTGGTGTGCCCGGAAAAAGCCACGCCGTCGGCGCCGTTGCGTGAGTTGATGGGGTGGTTGGTGGAGCAGGCGCGTAGTCGCTGA
- a CDS encoding NAD(P)-dependent oxidoreductase, whose protein sequence is MSNIAIIGATGRAGSQLLEEALRRGHSVTAIARDTSKIGERAGVVSKNVDVLDADVLQAAVAGSDVVISAAHFATIPSAAVLGPVKKAGVKRLLVVGGAGSLLLPGGTRVIDSEGFPEEYRAEASAGAVFLDDLRREQQLDWTFLSPSAEFVEGERTGAFRLGKDDLLVSSAGRSWITFADYAIALINEVEAPKHSRQRFTVGY, encoded by the coding sequence ATGAGCAACATCGCAATCATCGGTGCCACCGGCCGCGCCGGCAGCCAACTGTTGGAAGAAGCCCTGCGACGCGGTCACAGCGTCACGGCCATTGCCCGCGATACGTCGAAGATCGGCGAACGCGCCGGCGTGGTCAGCAAGAACGTCGACGTGCTGGATGCCGACGTCCTGCAAGCGGCAGTGGCGGGCAGTGATGTGGTGATCAGTGCGGCCCACTTCGCCACGATCCCCAGCGCTGCGGTGCTTGGGCCTGTGAAAAAAGCCGGGGTGAAACGCCTGCTGGTGGTCGGCGGTGCCGGTTCCTTGCTGTTGCCGGGCGGTACCCGGGTGATCGACAGCGAAGGCTTCCCCGAGGAATACCGGGCCGAGGCGAGTGCCGGTGCGGTGTTCCTCGACGACCTGCGCCGCGAGCAGCAACTGGACTGGACATTCCTGTCGCCGTCGGCGGAGTTCGTCGAAGGTGAGCGCACCGGCGCGTTTCGCCTGGGCAAGGATGACCTGCTGGTGAGCAGTGCGGGGCGTAGCTGGATTACCTTTGCTGATTATGCGATTGCGCTGATCAATGAGGTGGAAGCGCCGAAGCATTCGCGGCAGCGGTTTACGGTCGGCTACTGA
- a CDS encoding MBL fold metallo-hydrolase, translated as MLFKRILLATAAFAFAAHASAATLSLDVYNPGEKAIFPVTSVLVSGEKDAILVDAQFGREQAAQVVEKIRASGKRLTTIYISHGDPDYYFGLDTLTAAFPEAKVLASQPTVDHIKQTVEGKLAYWGPKMGADAPGKTLVPGVLKGDSLMLEGQKLQVVGLEGAQPDRTFVWIPSIKAVVGGVVVAENIHVWMADTQTAQSHADWLATLHAIESLKPNIVVPGHYLGDSARSLAAVRFTADYIKAFDEETAKAKDSAALVAAMKKRFPNLGDDSSLELSAKVAKGEMKW; from the coding sequence ATGTTGTTCAAACGCATCCTCCTGGCCACCGCCGCTTTCGCTTTCGCCGCCCACGCCAGCGCTGCCACCCTGAGCCTGGACGTGTACAACCCCGGTGAGAAGGCGATCTTCCCCGTGACTTCGGTGCTGGTCAGCGGCGAGAAGGACGCGATCCTGGTGGACGCGCAATTCGGTCGCGAGCAGGCCGCCCAGGTGGTGGAGAAAATCCGCGCCAGCGGCAAGCGCCTGACCACCATCTACATCAGCCACGGCGACCCGGATTACTACTTCGGTCTGGACACCCTGACGGCGGCGTTCCCCGAAGCGAAGGTGCTCGCCTCGCAGCCCACCGTGGATCACATCAAGCAAACCGTGGAGGGCAAGCTGGCCTACTGGGGACCGAAGATGGGCGCCGATGCGCCCGGCAAGACCCTGGTGCCGGGCGTGCTCAAGGGCGACAGCCTGATGCTCGAAGGGCAGAAATTGCAGGTGGTGGGCCTTGAAGGCGCGCAACCGGATCGCACCTTCGTCTGGATCCCGTCGATCAAGGCCGTGGTGGGTGGCGTGGTCGTCGCCGAAAACATCCACGTATGGATGGCCGATACCCAGACTGCACAGTCCCATGCCGATTGGTTGGCTACGCTGCACGCTATCGAAAGCCTCAAGCCGAACATCGTCGTGCCGGGCCATTACCTGGGTGACAGCGCCCGCTCGCTGGCGGCCGTGCGCTTCACCGCGGATTACATCAAGGCCTTCGACGAAGAAACCGCCAAGGCCAAGGACAGCGCTGCACTGGTCGCCGCCATGAAAAAACGCTTCCCGAACCTGGGGGACGACAGCTCGCTGGAGCTGAGCGCCAAGGTCGCCAAGGGCGAGATGAAGTGGTAA
- a CDS encoding LysR family transcriptional regulator: MDRLQAMRVFVTVVDLGSQSAAADHLELSRPVVSRYLAELEDWVGARLMHRTTRKLSLTTAGSEILPRCRQMLELSADMQAAVSEPDDAPRGLLRISVSTSFGQAQLADAVAAYVKRYPGVSIELQMLDRTVNLVDERIDLAIRTSNDLDPNLIARRLTVCRSVVCAAPAYLQEHGAPQRVEDLSQHNCLTHAYVGKSLWHFEQDDEPLSIPVQGNISANEASTLLRATLAGAGVAMLPTYQAGVHLQSGELLRLLPHAEPRQMNIYAVYASRKHMPAALRSLLDFLVERFPLEPEWDKGL, encoded by the coding sequence ATGGATCGTCTACAAGCAATGCGCGTGTTCGTCACGGTGGTCGACCTGGGCAGCCAGTCAGCCGCCGCCGATCACCTGGAGCTGTCACGGCCGGTGGTTTCGCGTTATCTCGCGGAGCTGGAAGACTGGGTGGGCGCGCGCCTGATGCACCGCACCACGCGCAAATTGAGCCTGACCACCGCCGGCAGTGAAATCCTGCCGCGTTGCCGGCAGATGCTCGAACTGTCGGCCGACATGCAGGCCGCCGTCAGCGAGCCCGACGACGCACCGCGCGGCCTGCTGCGGATCAGTGTCAGTACCTCGTTCGGCCAGGCGCAACTGGCCGACGCGGTGGCGGCCTACGTCAAGCGTTACCCCGGCGTCAGCATCGAATTGCAGATGCTCGATCGCACGGTGAACCTGGTGGACGAACGCATCGACCTGGCCATTCGCACCAGCAACGACCTCGACCCCAACCTGATCGCCAGGCGGCTGACCGTGTGCCGCTCGGTGGTCTGCGCCGCACCCGCGTACCTGCAAGAGCACGGGGCGCCACAGCGGGTCGAGGACCTCAGCCAGCACAATTGCCTGACCCATGCCTACGTCGGCAAAAGCCTGTGGCATTTCGAACAGGACGATGAACCGCTGTCGATCCCCGTACAGGGCAACATCAGCGCCAACGAAGCCAGCACTCTGCTGCGCGCCACCCTCGCCGGCGCCGGGGTGGCGATGCTGCCCACCTACCAGGCCGGAGTGCACCTGCAAAGCGGCGAACTGCTGCGCCTGCTGCCCCACGCCGAACCCCGGCAGATGAACATCTACGCGGTGTACGCCTCGCGCAAGCACATGCCGGCGGCGCTGCGCAGCCTGCTGGATTTTCTGGTGGAGAGGTTTCCCCTGGAACCGGAGTGGGATAAGGGTCTTTAA
- a CDS encoding helix-turn-helix domain-containing protein — MNKPDLPSIPVFKLYGESLDWPTPDLLHCETISTRSREHQWEIKPHRHADLCQLLFVFKGQAELEIEGQRTQLSEPTLLVLPPLSVHGYRFSEDVEGVVVTLAAPLVAHLQAQLGHSINALALADSYPAGPDSAYLDSLFNALQAEYTRQQPAREMLMHSLVSVILVWVSRQALQRRSATQRPQRTREYLNGFIQLVEETYRQHVKVEDLAHRLGISVSHLNSTCRELAGQPALQIVHERQLLEAKRLLTYTSMTIYEMSDVLGFSDPTNFTRLFRRRVGISPKTFRDRLKADQGNES, encoded by the coding sequence ATGAACAAGCCTGACCTGCCTTCGATACCGGTATTCAAGTTGTACGGTGAAAGCCTGGACTGGCCGACGCCTGATCTATTGCACTGCGAAACCATCTCCACCCGCAGTCGTGAACACCAATGGGAAATCAAACCCCATCGCCACGCCGATTTATGCCAGTTGCTCTTCGTTTTCAAAGGTCAGGCAGAGCTTGAAATCGAAGGACAACGCACACAGTTGAGTGAGCCGACCTTGCTGGTCCTGCCGCCGTTATCGGTGCATGGCTATCGTTTTTCCGAAGATGTCGAAGGGGTTGTCGTGACCCTGGCCGCGCCGCTGGTCGCTCATCTCCAGGCGCAGTTGGGGCACTCGATCAATGCCCTGGCCCTGGCCGACAGTTACCCGGCGGGCCCGGACAGTGCCTACCTCGACAGCCTGTTCAATGCCTTGCAGGCGGAATACACCCGCCAGCAACCGGCGCGGGAAATGCTCATGCATTCGCTGGTCAGCGTGATCCTGGTGTGGGTCAGCCGCCAGGCGCTGCAGCGTCGCAGCGCCACTCAGCGCCCGCAGCGGACGCGGGAATACCTCAACGGGTTTATTCAACTGGTGGAAGAGACCTATCGCCAGCACGTCAAGGTCGAGGACCTGGCCCATCGCCTGGGGATTTCCGTGTCCCACCTCAACAGCACCTGCCGCGAGTTGGCGGGACAGCCGGCCTTGCAGATCGTGCACGAGCGGCAATTGCTGGAGGCCAAGCGGTTGCTGACCTACACCAGCATGACCATCTACGAAATGTCCGATGTGTTGGGGTTTTCCGATCCGACCAACTTCACGCGCCTGTTCCGACGCCGGGTGGGGATCTCGCCCAAGACCTTCCGCGACCGCTTGAAGGCCGATCAGGGTAACGAAAGCTGA
- a CDS encoding MDR family MFS transporter translates to MTNLNQPDTPRPAIRNVLIALMLAIFLGALDQTIVAVSMPAISAQFKDVSLLAWVISGYMVAMTVAVPIYGKLGDLYGRRKLMLFGMGLFTLASLFCGMAQSMEQLVLARIFQGIGAGGMISVSQAIIGDIVPPRERGRYQGYFSSMYAVASVAGPVLGGYMTEYLSWRWVFLINLPLGLGAYWVARRNLVGLPIPQRKPVIDYLGTLLMIIGLTALLLGITQVGQGHSWRSDEVLGLFAAAVMILAIFVWHERRAREPLLPMHLFANRAALLCWCTIFFTSFQAISLIVLMPLRFQSVTGAGADSAALHLLPLAMGLPIGAYFAGRRTSITGRYKPQILAGAILMPISILGMAFSAPQALWLSSLFMLLNGISGGMQFPTSLVGTQNAVDQRDIGVATSTTNLFRSLGGAVGVAVMSALLLALLQQSSFSHLAGSTLLAEGHSGNVLLDGLNAAPGDAQNALRAELLLTFRHLLMVSAGVSLLGLAAAIAMPNRLLRGREDKVR, encoded by the coding sequence GTGACCAATCTGAACCAGCCCGACACGCCTAGACCGGCCATTCGCAATGTGCTGATCGCGCTGATGCTGGCGATCTTTCTCGGTGCGCTGGACCAGACCATCGTTGCCGTGTCGATGCCGGCCATTTCCGCACAGTTCAAGGATGTCAGTCTGCTGGCGTGGGTGATTTCCGGCTACATGGTGGCGATGACCGTGGCGGTGCCGATCTACGGCAAGCTCGGCGATCTGTATGGGCGGCGCAAGTTGATGCTGTTCGGCATGGGGCTGTTCACCCTCGCCTCGTTGTTCTGCGGCATGGCCCAGAGCATGGAGCAACTGGTGCTGGCGCGGATTTTCCAGGGCATTGGCGCCGGCGGGATGATTTCGGTCAGCCAGGCGATCATCGGCGACATCGTGCCGCCCCGCGAGCGCGGTCGCTACCAGGGCTACTTCAGCAGCATGTACGCGGTGGCCAGCGTCGCCGGCCCGGTACTCGGCGGCTACATGACCGAATACCTGTCCTGGCGCTGGGTGTTCCTGATCAACCTGCCGCTGGGGCTCGGTGCGTACTGGGTGGCCCGGCGCAATCTGGTCGGCCTGCCGATTCCCCAGCGTAAACCCGTCATCGACTACCTCGGCACGCTGTTGATGATCATCGGCCTGACCGCGCTGCTGCTCGGTATCACCCAGGTCGGACAGGGGCACTCGTGGCGCAGCGATGAAGTGCTCGGGCTGTTCGCCGCCGCGGTGATGATACTGGCGATATTCGTCTGGCATGAGCGCCGTGCACGGGAGCCATTGTTGCCGATGCACCTGTTCGCCAACCGCGCCGCGCTGCTGTGCTGGTGCACGATTTTCTTCACCAGCTTCCAGGCGATTTCGTTGATCGTGCTGATGCCGTTGCGCTTCCAGAGCGTCACCGGCGCCGGCGCCGACAGCGCGGCGCTGCATTTGCTGCCGTTGGCGATGGGCTTGCCGATTGGCGCCTATTTCGCCGGCCGTCGCACCTCGATCACCGGGCGCTACAAACCGCAGATTCTCGCCGGTGCGATCCTGATGCCGATCTCGATCCTCGGCATGGCCTTCAGCGCCCCCCAGGCCCTGTGGCTGAGCAGCCTGTTCATGTTGCTCAACGGGATCTCCGGCGGCATGCAGTTCCCCACGTCGCTGGTCGGCACACAGAACGCCGTGGATCAGCGCGACATCGGCGTCGCCACCAGCACCACCAACCTGTTCCGCTCCCTGGGGGGCGCGGTGGGCGTGGCGGTGATGTCGGCGCTGTTGCTGGCGTTGTTGCAGCAATCGAGTTTCTCGCACCTGGCGGGTTCGACACTGCTGGCCGAAGGGCACTCCGGCAACGTGCTGCTCGACGGCCTGAACGCCGCACCGGGAGATGCGCAGAATGCCCTGCGTGCGGAATTGCTGTTGACGTTCCGGCATTTGCTGATGGTCAGCGCGGGGGTTTCACTGCTGGGGCTGGCGGCGGCGATTGCGATGCCGAACCGGTTGTTGCGGGGGCGTGAGGATAAGGTCAGGTAG
- a CDS encoding cache domain-containing protein: MGFLHRLALLGGMLLFCLGPLQAQAAATEKDDSKAAIALLEKALAYYHDNGDKAFAAFSRQGEFVDKDRYVFVVDTQGVMLASGGPSSALIGRDVSQVLGPDLQKAFKNALKVPEGNGIQEAEYRWQNWSDGKVERKHVYYQRIGQRILAVGYYLPRASAEQAMALLNKAATDLGKDEKGTLSAINSLKGGYLQDDLYVFVVDLDTQRYVAHGTNLRLVNTDFGKIKDPEGKPVGEPILALIGQQEYGEYSYKWKNPVTGKVEDKHAYLKKVGHFLVAVGYYSP; this comes from the coding sequence ATGGGGTTTTTGCACAGGTTGGCCCTGCTGGGGGGCATGCTGTTGTTTTGCCTGGGACCGCTACAGGCACAGGCGGCCGCGACCGAAAAGGATGACAGCAAGGCAGCCATCGCCCTGCTGGAAAAGGCCCTGGCCTACTACCACGACAACGGCGACAAGGCGTTTGCCGCGTTCAGCCGGCAAGGCGAATTCGTCGACAAGGACCGCTATGTGTTCGTGGTCGATACCCAGGGCGTGATGCTCGCCAGCGGCGGGCCATCCTCGGCGCTGATCGGCCGTGATGTCTCCCAGGTGCTCGGGCCGGATCTGCAGAAAGCCTTCAAGAACGCGCTGAAAGTGCCGGAAGGCAACGGCATCCAGGAAGCCGAGTACCGCTGGCAGAACTGGAGCGATGGCAAGGTCGAGCGCAAGCACGTGTATTACCAGCGAATCGGCCAGCGCATCCTCGCGGTGGGCTACTACCTGCCACGTGCCTCGGCGGAGCAGGCCATGGCACTGCTGAACAAGGCGGCCACCGACCTTGGCAAAGACGAGAAGGGCACGCTGAGCGCGATCAACTCGCTCAAGGGCGGTTACCTGCAGGACGACCTGTACGTGTTCGTCGTCGACCTCGACACCCAGCGCTACGTCGCCCATGGCACCAACCTGCGCCTGGTCAACACCGATTTCGGCAAGATCAAGGACCCGGAAGGCAAGCCGGTGGGTGAACCGATCCTGGCTCTGATCGGCCAGCAGGAATACGGCGAATACAGCTACAAGTGGAAAAACCCGGTGACCGGCAAGGTCGAGGACAAACATGCCTACCTGAAAAAGGTCGGGCATTTCCTGGTGGCTGTGGGGTATTACAGTCCTTGA
- a CDS encoding ATPase — translation MSMRNDANDDFDDVPSLRADVLDDDDFPTTARTTVHSRTPPVVKVRAASTGPLWALVGALFFAFVGLAWWSFQQISLMEQQLVATQESFARISEEAAGRLQDISGKVVASQTNVTTDSEALKLQIRQLESRLQDQGKQQQGVAGQASDLDKRLAQMTAQTAELDKRLAQASAQNTEQQAANTQLQAQVKALSGELAALKSAPAESDKIDAQLKSLGADIAALKKQGNPSAAIERLEQDIIVLKSEQDNRPAVAPGVSSTAEFDAFRGQITRNINTLQAQIQNLQQQLRAKP, via the coding sequence ATGTCCATGCGTAACGATGCCAACGACGACTTCGACGACGTGCCGAGCCTGCGGGCCGACGTTCTCGATGACGATGATTTTCCAACGACTGCGCGCACCACGGTGCATTCGCGCACGCCACCGGTGGTCAAGGTCAGGGCGGCGAGCACCGGCCCGTTGTGGGCGCTGGTCGGCGCACTGTTCTTCGCGTTCGTCGGCCTGGCCTGGTGGAGTTTCCAGCAGATCTCGCTGATGGAGCAGCAACTGGTGGCGACCCAGGAAAGCTTCGCGCGCATCAGTGAGGAAGCGGCGGGGCGCCTGCAGGACATTTCCGGCAAGGTGGTCGCCAGCCAGACCAACGTCACCACCGACAGCGAAGCGCTGAAGTTGCAGATCCGCCAGTTGGAAAGCCGCCTGCAGGATCAGGGCAAGCAGCAACAGGGTGTGGCCGGTCAGGCCTCGGACCTCGACAAACGACTGGCGCAGATGACCGCGCAAACCGCCGAGCTGGACAAGCGCCTGGCGCAGGCCAGCGCCCAGAACACCGAGCAGCAGGCGGCCAATACGCAATTGCAGGCCCAGGTCAAAGCCCTGAGCGGTGAACTGGCGGCGCTGAAAAGTGCGCCAGCGGAGTCCGACAAAATCGACGCCCAGTTGAAAAGCCTGGGTGCCGACATCGCCGCCCTGAAAAAACAGGGCAACCCGAGCGCCGCCATCGAGCGCCTGGAACAGGACATCATCGTGCTCAAGAGCGAGCAGGACAATCGTCCGGCCGTTGCCCCCGGCGTCTCCAGCACCGCCGAGTTCGACGCCTTCCGTGGCCAGATCACCCGTAACATCAATACCCTCCAGGCGCAGATCCAGAACCTGCAGCAGCAGTTGCGCGCCAAGCCGTAA